The Candidatus Binatia bacterium genomic interval GCAAGCGCGCTCAAGAACCCGCTCATCGGCTGGGTCGCGACGATCCTCGTGCTCGGGGCCCTGGTCTTCGGCGCCTGGTGGGTCCATCAGCACGGCACCGGCACGCACCCGGAGGCCGCCAAGACCTACGACCTGACCCGGCCCCGGGCCGAGACGCTCACGATCCGCGCGCGCGTGTTCGGCGGATCGCTCTCCCTCGAGTCGAACGCGGCCGCGCGCGCGGGCCGCCTGGACGTCGTCGCCACCGGCGCGGACACCGACGACGCGGACTTCACGTCGTCGGGCGGCGCGGCCATCTTCGACTGGCCGACCGAGGACGCGCGTGTCTACCAGGCGCCGCTCGGCGGCAACGTCCGCGTGCTCGTGCCGCAGCGTTTTCGGGTCCGCCTCCTGGCCAAGAGCCTCTTCTCGCAGGTGCGCGCCGCGCTCGCCCGGCTCCGGCCGGAGCGCTGCGAGGTAGAGGCGATCGCCTCGTCGGTGCGGATCGATGCCACGGGGCCGGCGCGCCCGTCCCTGGTCCTCATCCGCGGAACGCTCGCGAACGTGGAGCTGGACCTTCCCGCGAGCTGCCCGGCACGGCTGGAATTCGACCCGCTCACCTTCCGCACCCTTCCCGACGATTTCATGGAGCACGCGGTGGGGCGATCCAAGGTCAAGATCTGGACGTCGGAGGGAAGCGGCCCCGTGGTACGGGTGCGCGTGGCGGGACCGCTGATCCACCTCAAGGTGAAGCGCGAGCCCGTCCGGGCGCTTTGAGCCAGACCCATCGTGACGATATCCAAGGAGACCTGATGCCCGGCAAAGGCGGCGGCACCGGAATTGCGTTCCCCCTC includes:
- a CDS encoding DUF5668 domain-containing protein, with protein sequence MGFVKLVFGVLLAGLGAILLAGHLGYLPTDTGGWLLRYWPALLVLIGLALLASALKNPLIGWVATILVLGALVFGAWWVHQHGTGTHPEAAKTYDLTRPRAETLTIRARVFGGSLSLESNAAARAGRLDVVATGADTDDADFTSSGGAAIFDWPTEDARVYQAPLGGNVRVLVPQRFRVRLLAKSLFSQVRAALARLRPERCEVEAIASSVRIDATGPARPSLVLIRGTLANVELDLPASCPARLEFDPLTFRTLPDDFMEHAVGRSKVKIWTSEGSGPVVRVRVAGPLIHLKVKREPVRAL